The following are from one region of the Sorghum bicolor cultivar BTx623 chromosome 2, Sorghum_bicolor_NCBIv3, whole genome shotgun sequence genome:
- the LOC110432597 gene encoding uncharacterized protein LOC110432597, which translates to MHASWDVHQMMLKHILWYVKGMMSLNIHLRATSTPTITAYSDADWAGFSDTWFYIRVLCLLGSLLISWSSKQQTTVSRLSAEAEYCVIANVVSACSWLCHLLSDLLCKVPSATLAFYDNISSVYMSRNLVHHSQTKHIELDIHFV; encoded by the coding sequence ATGCATGCATCGTGGGATGTCCACCAAATGATGCTGAAACACATCCTTTGGTACGTCAAGGGAATGATGAGCCTCAACATTCATCTGCGCGCCACGTCTACACCGACGATCACTGCATACTCCGATGCCGACTGGGCTGGTTTCTCGGACACATGGTTCTATATTAGGGTTCTGTGTCTTCTTGGCAGCCTGCTCATCTCGTGGTCATCCAAGCAACAAACCACGGTATCACGATTGAGTGCCGAAGCCGAGTACTGCGTCATTGCCAATGTTGTCTCTGCATGCTCTTGGCTGTGCCACCTCCTTAGCGATCTCCTCTGCAAGGTTCCATCCGCGACCTTGGCTTTCTATGACAACATATCGTCTGTTTACATGTCTAGGAACCTGGTCCACCATTCGCAGACCAAGCACATTGAGCTTGACATCCATTTTGTCTGA